Proteins found in one Balaenoptera ricei isolate mBalRic1 chromosome 18, mBalRic1.hap2, whole genome shotgun sequence genomic segment:
- the OXGR1 gene encoding 2-oxoglutarate receptor 1: MNEPLDDFANASDFPNYAAALGNCTDEKIPLKTHYLPVIYSIIFLVGFPGNAIAISTYIFKMRPWRSSTIIMLNLACTDLLYLTSLPFLIHYYASGENWIFGDFMCKFIRFGFHFNLYSSILFLTCFSIFRYFVIIHPMSCFSIHKTRWAVVACGVVWIISLVAVIPITFLITSTTRTNRSACLDLTSSDDLTTIKWYNLILTATTFCLPLVIVTLCYTMIIYTLTQGPQTHSCLKQKARRLAILLLLVFYICFLPFHILRVIRIESRLLSISCSIENQIHEAYIVSRPLAALNTFGNLLLYVVVSNNFQQAVCSMVRCKAGGDLEQGKKVSHSNNP; this comes from the coding sequence ATGAATGAGCCACTAGATGATTTTGCAAATGCTTCTGATTTCCCCAATTATGCAGCTGCTCTTGGAAATTGCACTGATGAAAAGATCCCTCTCAAGACGCACTACCTCCCTGTTATTTATAGCATAATCTTCCTGGTGGGCTTTCCCGGGAACGCAATAGCAATTTCCACGTACATCTTCAAGATGCGGCCCTGGAGAAGCAGCACCATCATCATGCTGAACCTGGCCTGCACGGACCTGCTGTACCTCACCAGCCTGCCTTTCCTGATTCACTACTACGCCAGCGGAGAAAACTGGATCTTTGGGGATTTCATGTGCAAGTTTATCCGCTTCGGCTTCCACTTTAACCTGTATAGCAGCATCCTGTTTCTCACCTGTTTCAGCATCTTCCGCTACTTTGTCATTATTCACCCGATGAGCTGCTTTTCCATCCATAAAACTCGATGGGCCGTGGTGGCCTGTGGGGTGGTGTGGATCATTTCACTGGTGGCCGTCATTCCCATAACCTTTCTGATCACATCAACCACCAGGACCAACAGATCCGCCTGCCTTGACCTCACCAGTTCAGATGACCTCACGACCATCAAATGGTACAATCTAATTTTGACCGCGACCACCTTCTGCCTCCCCTTGGTGATCGTGACGCTTTGCTATACGATGATTATCTACACCCTAACACAAGGACCGCAGACGCACAGCTGCCTTAAGCAGAAAGCTCGAAGACTAGCCATTTTGCTGCTCCTCGTGTTTTATATATGCTTTCTGCCTTTCCATATCTTGAGGGTCATTCGGATTGAATCTCGCCTGCTTTCCATCAGCTGCTCCATTGAGAATCAGATCCATGAGGCGTACATCGTTTCTAGACCACTGGCTGCCCTGAACACCTTTGGCAACCTGTTACTGTATGTGGTGGTCAGCAACAATTTCCAGCAGGCCGTCTGCTCGATGGTGAGATGCAAAGCAGGTGGGGACCTAGAGCAAGGAAAGAAAGTCAGTCACTCAAACAACCCTTGA